A genomic stretch from Sinorhizobium terangae includes:
- a CDS encoding GlxA family transcriptional regulator, with protein MVVTKVAIVIHEGVQALDVAGPIDVFAEANAYIAPENRYETVVVAADRNPLRASNNMLMMADLAFEDASGGFEILLVTGGPALVHGEPDQRLIGWLALAPSRASTYGSICTGAFALGHAGLLDGRRVTTHWQNAGKLAATFPAAQVDPDAIYMRDGRLVTSAGVTAGIDLALALVGERHGAEIALLVAKRLVVVAQRQGGQSQFSPYLTAPNDPASPAARIQDHVMANIRDRHTLASLAAQVGMSARNFARHFVQVTGMTPHEFVERARIDAARNLLEGSDRQLKTIAYDCGFGSTDRMRIVFSERLGVTPAQYRSSFRRSEAT; from the coding sequence ATGGTCGTTACAAAGGTTGCAATCGTTATTCACGAAGGCGTCCAGGCTCTCGACGTCGCCGGCCCGATCGACGTGTTCGCCGAGGCTAACGCCTATATCGCGCCGGAAAATCGCTATGAGACGGTTGTGGTTGCGGCTGATCGCAATCCGCTGCGGGCGTCGAACAACATGTTGATGATGGCCGATCTGGCATTCGAGGACGCGTCGGGTGGTTTTGAGATCCTGCTCGTCACCGGCGGCCCGGCCCTGGTCCATGGAGAGCCCGATCAACGCCTGATCGGATGGTTGGCATTGGCTCCATCTCGCGCCAGCACCTACGGGTCGATCTGTACCGGAGCCTTTGCCTTGGGGCATGCCGGATTGCTCGATGGGCGGCGCGTTACCACGCATTGGCAAAATGCCGGGAAGCTCGCGGCCACGTTTCCTGCCGCACAGGTTGATCCCGATGCCATCTATATGCGCGACGGCCGCCTTGTCACATCGGCCGGTGTGACGGCAGGAATCGACCTGGCGCTGGCGCTGGTCGGGGAACGGCACGGAGCGGAGATTGCCCTGCTCGTTGCCAAGCGACTGGTCGTCGTTGCTCAACGTCAGGGGGGACAATCCCAGTTCAGTCCCTATCTCACCGCGCCGAATGATCCGGCCTCGCCGGCGGCAAGAATCCAGGACCATGTGATGGCGAATATCCGGGACCGCCACACGCTCGCCTCTCTTGCCGCCCAGGTCGGAATGAGCGCACGCAACTTCGCCCGGCATTTTGTGCAGGTAACCGGGATGACGCCTCATGAGTTCGTCGAGCGCGCCCGCATCGACGCAGCCCGCAATCTCCTCGAAGGGAGCGACCGCCAATTGAAGACCATAGCGTATGACTGCGGTTTCGGGAGCACCGACAGGATGCGGATTGTCTTCAGTGAGCGCCTCGGCGTGACCCCGGCTCAGTATCGTTCGAGCTTCCGACGCTCAGAAGCCACCTGA
- a CDS encoding FadR/GntR family transcriptional regulator, with protein MPQQDKAMLLPLPPVDRVQQVISALADYIQRSGLKPGDRLPAERELMAALAVGRSTVREVLSHFQALGVVEARKGSGTYLLRAISGATIHMPLALDTEHLRDALLQTLEVRRGIEVEAGMVAARRRTDADLINIETKLDEMERVHLAKGTSGPEDLAFHLAIYDATHNPLFRQLLEQMREAFERFWEKPFDRPDFARRSFPFHRMLFNAIAAQDSDAARLETLKILAIVEEDIKEMSK; from the coding sequence ATGCCGCAGCAGGACAAAGCGATGCTCCTGCCCCTGCCCCCCGTCGACCGGGTGCAGCAGGTGATCTCCGCGCTTGCCGACTACATTCAACGCTCGGGCCTGAAGCCGGGCGATCGGCTACCGGCCGAGCGTGAGTTGATGGCGGCGCTCGCCGTCGGGCGCTCCACGGTCCGTGAGGTTCTCAGCCATTTCCAGGCACTCGGCGTCGTCGAGGCGCGAAAAGGCAGCGGCACCTACCTGCTGCGCGCCATTTCCGGCGCGACGATTCACATGCCGCTGGCGCTCGACACAGAGCACCTGCGCGACGCACTGCTGCAGACGCTCGAAGTCCGGCGCGGCATCGAAGTCGAGGCCGGCATGGTAGCCGCGCGCCGCCGCACGGATGCGGATCTCATCAACATCGAGACAAAGCTTGACGAGATGGAGCGCGTGCATCTCGCCAAGGGCACGTCCGGTCCGGAAGACCTGGCCTTCCATCTCGCGATCTACGACGCCACCCACAACCCGCTCTTCCGCCAGCTTCTCGAGCAGATGCGCGAGGCCTTCGAGCGCTTCTGGGAGAAGCCCTTCGACCGGCCGGATTTTGCGCGGCGCTCCTTTCCGTTCCACCGTATGCTCTTCAACGCGATCGCGGCGCAGGACTCCGACGCAGCGCGCCTGGAAACACTGAAAATCCTCGCCATCGTCGAGGAAGACATCAAGGAAATGTCTAAATGA
- a CDS encoding PLP-dependent transferase — translation MNNGFDPFDAASLIVAHDEGNAFDAVVPPIVQTSLFTFKDYDEMVASYRGERVRPIYTRGLNPTVRMFEEMLAKLEGAEDALGFASGMSAISSTVLSFVEPGDRIVAVKHVYPDAFRLFGTHLKRMRVEVTYVDGRDEEAVAKALPGAKLFYMESPTSWVMDTHDIAALAALAKAEGIVTAIDNSWASPVFQQPISLGVDLVIHSASKYLGGHSDVVAGVVAGSKDLIGRIRSEAYPYLGGKLSPFDAWLLIRGLRTLPIRMKAHERSALAVAQRLQSHPLVETVCHPGLGNHLPPGLSGTSGLFSFIFREGVDVRRFADHLELFKLGVSWGGHESLIVPGEVVLAQKAQPNSAAAFGISPRSVRLHVGLEGTEALWSDLEAAIAAAS, via the coding sequence ATGAACAACGGCTTCGATCCGTTCGACGCAGCGTCCCTCATCGTCGCACATGACGAAGGCAATGCCTTCGACGCCGTCGTGCCGCCGATCGTCCAGACGTCGCTTTTCACCTTCAAGGACTATGACGAAATGGTCGCCTCCTACCGGGGCGAGCGGGTTCGGCCGATCTACACCCGGGGCCTCAACCCGACCGTCAGGATGTTCGAGGAGATGCTGGCGAAGCTCGAGGGGGCCGAGGACGCCCTCGGATTCGCGAGCGGCATGTCGGCGATCTCGTCGACCGTTCTTTCCTTCGTCGAGCCGGGCGATCGCATCGTCGCGGTCAAGCATGTCTATCCCGACGCCTTCCGCCTGTTCGGCACGCACCTGAAGCGCATGCGCGTCGAAGTGACCTATGTCGACGGACGCGACGAGGAGGCGGTGGCAAAGGCGCTGCCCGGCGCCAAACTCTTCTACATGGAAAGCCCTACGAGCTGGGTGATGGACACCCACGACATTGCCGCCCTTGCGGCGCTCGCCAAAGCCGAGGGCATTGTCACCGCCATCGACAACAGCTGGGCAAGCCCGGTTTTCCAGCAGCCGATTTCGCTCGGCGTCGATCTCGTCATCCACTCGGCTTCGAAATATCTCGGCGGCCACAGCGATGTCGTCGCCGGCGTCGTTGCCGGCTCGAAGGATTTGATCGGCCGCATCCGCTCCGAAGCCTATCCCTACCTCGGCGGCAAGCTTTCACCGTTCGATGCCTGGCTCCTGATCCGCGGGCTGCGCACGCTGCCGATCCGGATGAAGGCGCACGAACGCTCGGCTCTCGCCGTCGCTCAGCGCCTGCAGAGCCACCCGCTGGTCGAAACGGTTTGCCATCCCGGCCTCGGCAATCACCTGCCGCCGGGTCTTTCCGGCACGTCCGGCCTGTTCTCGTTCATCTTCCGCGAGGGCGTCGATGTGCGCCGTTTCGCCGATCACCTCGAACTCTTCAAGCTCGGCGTTTCCTGGGGCGGCCACGAAAGCCTTATCGTGCCGGGCGAAGTCGTTCTGGCGCAGAAAGCCCAGCCCAATTCCGCGGCCGCCTTCGGCATTTCTCCGCGGTCGGTACGGCTCCATGTCGGCCTGGAGGGAACGGAGGCCCTCTGGAGCGATCTCGAAGCGGCGATCGCCGCCGCTTCATGA
- a CDS encoding ABC transporter substrate-binding protein — MRKLITATLLATLMAGSALADTKLKLVEVITSPERTETLKSIVAKFEAANPGTTVEIISLPWGEAFQKFATMVSAGEVPDVMEMPDTWLSLYANNGMLESLEPYLEKWEHTSGLTERALELGRDVNDTAYMLPYGFYLRAMFYNKKLLSEAGVAEPPKTMDDFVKASEAVSKLPGKSGYCLRGGPGGLNGWVMFGATMAGDNKFFNEDGTSTMNSEGWVKGLTWVIDLYKKGLAPKDSVNWGFNEIVAGFYSGTCAFLDQDPDALIAIAQRMKPDDFGVTTMPKGPSGKAFTTIGFAGWSMLSASQNKDLSWKLIETLEGPEGNIEWNKRTGALPVHKSAEKDPFYASPQFKGWFDELADKDVVLTVMPTYLEEFAFFKDSLAIKTTQEALLGDITPEELANQWADYLTKAQQKYLANKK, encoded by the coding sequence ATGAGGAAACTGATCACCGCAACCCTGCTCGCCACTCTGATGGCCGGCAGCGCGCTTGCAGACACGAAGCTGAAGCTCGTCGAGGTCATCACCAGCCCCGAGCGCACCGAGACGCTAAAGTCGATCGTCGCCAAGTTCGAGGCCGCAAACCCCGGCACCACCGTCGAGATCATTTCGCTGCCCTGGGGTGAAGCCTTCCAGAAATTCGCGACCATGGTCTCGGCCGGCGAAGTGCCGGATGTCATGGAAATGCCTGACACCTGGCTCTCGCTTTACGCCAATAACGGCATGCTCGAAAGCCTCGAACCCTATCTCGAAAAGTGGGAGCATACTTCCGGTCTCACGGAACGGGCGCTCGAACTCGGCCGCGACGTCAACGACACCGCCTACATGCTGCCCTACGGCTTCTATCTCCGGGCGATGTTCTACAACAAGAAGCTGCTTTCCGAGGCGGGCGTCGCCGAACCGCCGAAGACGATGGACGACTTCGTCAAGGCATCCGAGGCAGTCTCCAAGCTGCCCGGCAAATCCGGCTACTGCCTGCGCGGCGGCCCGGGCGGCCTCAACGGCTGGGTGATGTTCGGCGCGACCATGGCCGGCGACAACAAGTTCTTCAACGAAGACGGCACCTCGACGATGAACAGCGAGGGCTGGGTGAAGGGCCTGACCTGGGTCATCGACCTCTACAAGAAGGGCCTTGCGCCGAAGGACAGCGTCAACTGGGGTTTCAACGAAATCGTCGCCGGCTTCTACAGCGGCACCTGCGCCTTCCTCGACCAGGACCCGGATGCTCTGATCGCGATTGCCCAGCGCATGAAGCCGGATGATTTCGGCGTCACCACAATGCCGAAGGGCCCAAGCGGCAAGGCGTTCACCACGATCGGCTTTGCCGGCTGGTCGATGCTTTCCGCAAGCCAGAACAAGGATCTGTCCTGGAAGCTGATCGAAACGCTCGAGGGCCCGGAAGGTAACATCGAGTGGAACAAGCGTACCGGCGCGCTGCCGGTTCACAAGTCGGCCGAGAAGGACCCCTTCTACGCGAGCCCGCAGTTCAAGGGCTGGTTCGATGAACTCGCCGACAAGGATGTCGTGCTGACGGTCATGCCGACCTACCTCGAAGAGTTCGCCTTCTTCAAGGATTCGCTGGCGATCAAGACGACCCAGGAAGCGCTGCTCGGCGACATCACGCCGGAAGAGCTCGCCAATCAGTGGGCGGACTACCTGACCAAGGCGCAGCAGAAATACCTGGCGAACAAGAAGTAA